The following DNA comes from Solanum stenotomum isolate F172 chromosome 11, ASM1918654v1, whole genome shotgun sequence.
atgAAATCCGATGGAAAAACCTTCGTAGGTAACTCTTACCTGCGGATTTATACAATCCCTAGGTAATTTACCTGGGGAATTTAAATTCGCAGGTGTGTTACTCGCGGATTTATCTGCGATAACTATCGAAAATTCTTGTGaattttttgctaaaatttcttataaaaaCGAAATTTCTTGCAGTTTTTCGTAGAAATATTTCGCAAGTGATTCCCCATGAAGATCCCCAAGTAAATCCATAGGAGTTTGGagatgaaattttttgaaataaaaggaaatttctTGCGGATATATATGAAAGTATTGCTCAAGATAATTCCAATGAAAAGAAACCCGCAAGAACCAACAAAAACACAATTCATGTTATATCACttcattcaacaaaaaaaacagaattcataattcataattccgaTGAAAATAAACCTGCATGATCAATAGTTAATGATTCTTAAacatacaaaaacaaaatacaactcAAATTTGAATCCTAAATAGTACCATCAACTATCTCAATCCCCATTTGAAGATGATGTGTTATAATGGGTAGAACCACTGTCATTCACGTTATCATGGGTAGAACCACTATCATTCACACTATCAGAGTCATCACCACTTTCATTCTCATAAGCTTGATTGTCTTATTGAGATGATTGCTCATTTGAAGATGATGTGTTGTATACATTCTTTTTCTACTAGTCCAATTCCCTCCTCATCCGCTTATTTTTGTGACACTCTTTCTGCAGTTAGGCATATAAGTCAGCATTGGAAGCATTTACCTGAGCTTTAATCATCTCATCAATTTCTCTCAATAAAGCTAATGTTGATTGTTTAGACGATGCCTTTACAGATCGACCCAGGGAGCCAAGAcctttaactctttcttttttctttctaccAACAGATTGCACCCAGATATCCATTTCTGTTAATTGAGAAGGTTGATCAGCTAAATTAGTTTTTCCTTTCGCAGTTGATGCACTTTGAGAAGCTAATAattcttgtttctttctttcaaaAGTATTCTGCATCAAAACAAGTTATTTGAGACAATATTTAAAGGCAATATAAAACttttgacaaaaagataatctatcaagtctaacttaaaaaaaaatagcgtGCAATATAAAATATCAAGTCAACACtcctaaaacaaatgaaattgaataacataagttctaaatacatttttaaaatactaataatcactttaatatattaagaaaaaatacaattttttatttatatcctTAACCTAATGTCCTACTTCATTTCTCTAGGATcttttaaaatactaataatcATGATTATTTTAGTAAACTATACACtttttatatgaatatatgtaaAAATGATTGGAGTGAGCATTTACCATATTACCCTATATTTTGGTGTGGGGCGTGGGCGATGGAAGGCAGTGAGTTCCGCTCACGCACCAGTTTTTGCCATGCAACCTTATTGCGCCTTTTCCCAATTCTCGAAcagaaaataaagagggaagAAGGAAAAATTATCCTCCctatttccctttttttctttttttctttccctCTGAAAATTATTCACAAttttacattaattaattttatatttccCTTTCTAATTTTGTATAGATTGACGTAACAGTGGGTGAAGGGGCCTCATCTTCTTCAAAGAAATCCAGGAAACCAGAttgtaattctttttctttcattttttatctttgtgttttcaatgatcaatttttcttttaaagttttatggttttcaagattcaatttttattggTAGAAAAACAAGAACAGGGTAAATAAATATGGTCCTCTGTATTTTCGTTAAAATAGAGATCTGGGTTATTTATAAATTCAATTTAGGGATCTTTTATATGGGGGTATTTacattgttttatttatatgaacCCTATTTAGTTAACCGTAGAATTAATTACGTACATTGTAACAAATGCACTGCAATTCTCATAGATGTGTACGTTAACTGAAGCAGAGGTCTAAAAAGAATGCTAATAACATATGATGTATTAATTGAAGCAGAGgtctaaaaagaatgaaattgtAAGCTAATTCTCATAGATGTGTCAACTGAGTACTTTTGACCTTTCAAATTCTACTCATGGTCCAACAGACAACTTGGTTCGGAAACGGAATATAATCACAAAATGGCTTGGGTTGAATTAACTGAATTTTGGGTTGTTCCATCAAGTAAAGGAAACGGAATGAGGAACACGATCCAACATCAAACGATAACATAACTAACAATTGGAATATAATCACAAAATGGCTCAACAAAACTTGATTAAAACAGAAAGAACGAAGCATCTTCGTCACTCTAAGCAAGAGCACCCACATTGAAGGTATCCTACAGACGCTTGGATACCTCAACCATCCCAGAAAACAGAAGCCCAAACTGCTCCACTGGTTCTTTTAAGCCAGAATAAAATCAAGACTTTCCAGATTTTAGTGAATCAGTTCCACATGATCTCTGCGGTGACCTTTTTCAGAAATCAAACTACAAGAACAGAAACTAAAAGGTGCAAAGCAAGCATGCTTTTCCACTCTCTTTCGTACAGTTCAGTATAACTGCTGAATTGAGCAAGGGGAAAAACTGATGAACATGTAAAGAAAAGATGACAACAAGCTGTACTAAGTTTCAAGATTATGAATATATTCGTACTCTAACTTTAGCTCTCTCTCAGATTGTACTTGACTCTACTACTCATTTGCAGTTATCCTTAAGTGGTTAACATATAATTCATGTGCTGATTTCCTCTCTAATAAAGTATGGACTATGAACAATATTAGACCAAATACATAGACAACCCGTAAAGTTATTAAAATAGACAGACACATAATGCATGCCTAAAAAAGCCTATTGAgctatcaacaacaacaatcatttaaaatttaaaaacaaaagagaaggaATAAGTACCGGGGGaggcaaaaataaataaataaattctattAGAACCAGTAGAACAGAATGATCCGTACATGTATGGAAgaaaaatctttcaaaattcaGGTCCTAAAGAAGTTTATACTCTTCTACTTGAGATTTGAATTTGTCTAAAAGGAAGAAATATCACATAATTAAAGGCTTTCCTAAGATTACTAAATCACTTTATTGACCACTAGGTTACTCCTTAGATGCGATGATGATCATTCAACATGTTAAGTACTATTTCTTTGTGGCAATTAACTGAAGTTGGACTGACAGATTATATGGTAATAAGTTAAAGTATATAAGGCAAAAGTTGAAGGAGCTGAAGCCACACTTAAAATTGctaaacaataataattacaaGTCATAGAGAAGACCCAACTCATCAGACACTATTTAAACGTAGTACAGTCCAGCAGCCACAAGTGACCAAATTAAAGGAGCAGTTGAGTTAAAGTAATAGTCGAGACGCTAGAACAAACATCATTTGTAGGatattaaaattcaataatCTATAGAGAAGAAACATAGTAAGGAAATGCACTCATCTTCTCCAATATTGGTGGCAAGTTTACCCACCAACCAGCATCTATATATATGGGTGTGGGATGTAGCAATCTATTTGACGATTACCCGAAGTGTGCACAGTTGATCCAAACACCGCCATCATAAACAAAAAACTAACAACATAACAAGCACCTAAGAAGAAATACagctaatgaaaaaaaaatgagctAAACTTAACACCGCAACAATCATTGACCAAGTATTTAAGCGAGAAATttgatttgcaagaaaattTCACTCAATTTTCATCCAAACTACATCagtaaacaaaaatttatagaTAAACTTCACAGAGATTGAAATTTGTAGATTGGCAAGCAAATCTTCCGATATGTAGTCCTTTACTTCGGAAAAATCTGCTTGGAGAGAAGCATGAGGTCTGCTTGGAGAGTTTTGAGATGAGCTTGGAGATGAACTTTGGATGAGCTTGGAGCTACACCGATTGGAGCTTTGGAAAATCAGATCGCTTCCACCATTGCTTCTGCATGTGAGTTTTGGAGAGAACCTTTAGTGGGTTTGTGTAAAGTAAGTTAGAGAGAAGGAAAATGAGTATAATGGGTCTTACAATCACTTTCCAATTCCTAAAGTTTTAATTGAGTTTTTAATTGTTctattatccaaaaaaaaaaaaatatatatatatatatatataagtgtaaAAGAATCTAATCATCTAAAAGATATGTAACTTACTAATTATTTCTGGAATTAGTAATTTAGGAATGTCTAGGTAAATTATTTCTCATTCCTAAATTCtcaattatttcttaaattccCAACTATTTCTCATTCCTAAATTTTGGTCTAATAATTCCTAAATTTCCAATTATTTCTCAAGGTAATAAAATGTCTAGGTAAATCcccataaataattttttagacaGTCTAGAATTTTCCTACAGATTAAAaaggattttaaaaataaaaataaaaattggtccATGTACCTAGGAATTTAGCTAGAGATATtgttcctgcgaatatatttCCCTAGGTAATTTTGCAGGAACTAATTTAGTGGAAAATGGTATCAACTTTAGCTGTGAAATTTGTTGGGAATATAAGTTTCACAAGTAATATATTCTAATAttgaggaatttaaaattttcgcAAGAAAATTTGCAAGTATTACCTGCGACAATTTTTCCCAAGTAAAAGCCTcatgtaattcacacttttctaGTAGTGTATTTTACTAGTTTGTATGTCCTTATATCGAGAGAATTGCATGAATAAAGATTCAAAAGAATCCAAATTATTAGAAAGAAGTAGGAAAGAgagagaatatatataaaagagaatttTCAAAAGGCAAAATGATGTATGACTATTACTAACTAAAATAATGAGCTAGGAACAATCATAGCACAATCTTTGTGAAGGTAAGCAATATTTAAAAAGTGAAGGAAAAATCTTTGTAAAGGAAACTTATTTGAATAATTATCCAGAAAACATCTTtcgatattaaaaaaattagatgcggtcctttttttgaaaaataatttagaagtaCCGCGTGACGTTCTATACAAGTTAAGAGGTgtctattaaaaaaacaaacaaaaaaaaagatctacCAACCAgcctatttaaaaaatattgatccTTGTTgacttgacatttttttttaaaaaaataatatttattttatcaaactaaAACTAATATCTANGTGTTTCTAAGCATAGTGAAGATGCCACACAATTATATTAGTTAGTTGCAATTATGAATAGTAGAGTCACAAAGTTAGTTAGTTACATGTTGGCTATGAATAGGTTAACATTAACTAAACTAGTTAGTTGAAAGATCTTGTGGATAAGTCACACTATATATTTGAGATGAGTAGACATTATATATGATTGATCTAGTAATTCATACTGAATAAAATTCTCTCTTCTTAGTTGCCATAGCTGATCTTAATTCATCAAGTGTTATAGATGAATGCTTCTTAAAATGTCTATTCATTGAATAAAGAGtgattttgttcttttttcaaACGGAAAATGTTTAAATATGTTGTCGAACTTTGAGAACagactcatctatgtcattcattaaaagtttgactcatctatgccattttcgtttgagaaaaAACTCATTCATTCCATTATTTATTAGCTGAAATGACATAGATAAGTCAAACACTTaacaaatgacataaatgagttttttttcaaaaatcgttgatatatatatatattttagccTTTCCCCTTTTTCAAATAATGTAATTGTACTTTGAACAAAGTAAATTAAACAAACaacaatagtaaaatatatatactctagTTACTATAAGCCATGTTCTTACCCGTTAACTTTGGGTGTAACATGGTGTAGCAGCCAAAAATGAATGAAGTAACAAGATAAAAACTTGCTCGTAAATACGGTGCATATTATAAAGTTGTGTCTagtaaaattgttttaaataattaagttatatcaaaagtatatattaaattgtAATGTATTgaactttttttgaaattatcctgataatgttgaaaataattaaaaaaaaataaaatgagaatatataatattgaagaattcatgcataataTTCTACTATACATGCTTGCTAACTGGAGTTCACTAGTTTTTATTGTAATGATGATATCACCAGTTTGACTTTCAACGTAATGACCAAATCTACATTATTGGAAAATGACATTCATGccattataatataaaatacaaaatatttaatcatgAAGTTTTCTAGCTTgacaaaacttagaaaataattcaaaatcgaaccgaaactGATAGTTTGGATGGAAAAATAGTTATTAACTTATCAGTAATGGGTTATTGATTTAGCGATTTCGGTAacggttttgattttttttcgtCGGGCTATCGATTCTAACAGTTTTAGGTTTTTCCTTAACGGGTTAGCTGACAACCCGacagtaaataaaataattatatttatacaacTATCTGGTATATAAAGTTCTTGACTTAGAGTTtagttcatatgtttatttcagGTTGTCTCAAATTCTCGATTATTCTACAATGTGACAGTGTTTTCTTTTGAGGAAAATACAATTGGTCAAGTTTTGTGTATGGTTCATTTAATTTGTCACCtagtttctaagtgattttcaattattatttttatcaaatctTAAAGGTTAAATCGATAATGATCAATAAGTGATAAACCAATAATCGATAATCGATAATATGGTACGGATCCGTTTCACCCACTAGGCCAGTACAAGAATATGTAGCAATTAGAACAAGTCAAAAGAATAGCAAAGACAAAAGGCAGCGACAACGCGGATATGCAATTGGCAGCCAATAGTgaccaaagagatttaaaataaCGTGTTTTTCTGCCTATAAATATTTGAGTGAAACATTATTCCCTCAACACATCACAAAGataataaacatcaataattctttcaacaaactttgcattttaatttcaaaatggcaagttcaaacaactcttttgttgctatattttctcttcttctacTCTCTACCATGCAATGCCATGCACAACTTTCTTCCACATTTTACGACCGAACTTGCCCTAATGCTCTCACCACTATTCGTACAAGTATAAGACAAGCAATTTCAAGCGAACGTCGTATGGCTGCATCCCTCATTCGTCTTCATTTTCATGATTGTTTTGTTCAGGTTGGATATATACATTAATCTATATGTTTATCGAACtacttttaatttattggtTTGATGACATGCATAATATTATACtaatactaattatatataatttgcgGCTTTAACTTTTATAGGGTTGTGATGCTTCTCTCTTGCTTGATGAAACTCCAACGATTGTCAGCGAGAAGACTGCGCTGCCAAATCTTggatcagttagaggctttggTATTATAGAAGATGCAAAAAGAGAGGTTGAGAAAACATGTCCTGGAGTTGTATCGTGTGCTGACATACTTGCAGTTGCTGCTAGAGATGCATCAAGTCTCGTAAGTACATTTCACTTTTTCACACTATGAAAAGAAGAAACTTTTTTTATTCTAACCAATTAATGTTACGTTAATAACAATCAGGTTGGCGGTCCATCATGGACAGTGAAACTCGGAAGAAGAGACTCAACCACTGCAAGTCATACTCTTGCAGAAACTGATCTTCCCGGTCCTTTCGATCCTCTTAGTAGGCTTATTTCTGGCTTTGCCAACAAAGGCCTTAGCACAAGGGATATGGTTGCTTTATCAGGTAAAACTCGATCTAATTATTGATATCgattatatatagatttgtaCATATTTATAACAACTtctaactttttaaattttccgaTTAATTCTAGGATCACATTCAATTGGACAAGCACAATGCTTCCTTTTCCGTGATAGAATTTATAGCAATGGAACAGACATCGATGCTGGATTTGCTAGCACTAGAAGACGTCAGTGTCCTCAAGAAGATCAAAATGGAAACCTAGCTCCACTTGATTTGGTAACACCTAATCAATTGGATAACAACTACTTCAAGAATTTAAGGCAAAGAAAAGGTCTTCTTCAATCTGATCAAGTTCTTTTGAGCGGAGGGTCTACTGATGATATTGTTTTAGAATATAGCAATAGCCCTCGAGCATTTGCCTCTGATTTTGCTGCAGCCATGATTAAAATGGGAGATATTAGTCCTCTAACTGGTCAAAATGGGATCATAAGAACTGTTTGTGGAgctataaattgatttttcaaaagcCTCTTACTTGTATAATTGCTAagtttatttgtattcatttgatttttttccctatatattttttgtattgtttcaggaatataatgaaataaaatctTCGTTATGCTTTAAGGAAGTAGTTAAGTTCTAGCTAATGTTTAGCAATGTAATTACTTGGCTccatttttaatacataattaggcttaaatattttgaaacacATTAATCATAATTATGATTAATCTTTTATCTCAATTtaagataatataaataaattttatactatcAGCATATATATAACATTACTATAAATTTTTCGACTATTAATGTGCAATTGGaattttgttgtaattttcGACTACtgtaatcgataaattaaaatttattttattgtatttttttaattttacccTACCATAATGAAGTCAACAGAAAAATAACTACAGTAATTCATAACTTGTTAAgatactttaaaaatatcattaaacTGTGACTATGATCgttatcattattaaaacaaattaaaatgactATCTATTTCGTAATAGATTTTATTGAGCATGGAAAACGAAATGTTCTCcaaaagtaataatttaatcCCATTGACTATTGATTTTGACATTTCATAATTTTATCCTACAAATTAGATATTATCAAATCATTGGTACGAAAGGGCAATGTCAAAGAATTGATGATGTATgactatataaataattataatactcACATTtgacaaataataattattttgacatTAAACTACTAGATGCTAtcctttttgtttaattaacCATTCCAAAGTCCAACTTTTATAGCGTGGTGTTCTACACAAGTTGCCTGCAGTCACTTTCTACGTACCCCACCAGCAGTCTAAAAGTATCAAACATTAGCGGCAGGAGTCTTAGTTTTCGTTAAGGaaattgtatataaaaaaaagttaatataCAAAGAAATCAAGGAAATTCAACACCtataatatcaaaaataaatttgactgaGTAGTAATTGGATATAGCCTGCTGCTGACTTTGATTTTTGGTTTACCGAATAAAAAGTTAttcagaaaataaatatataacttcTCACTTCTCTAATAAATTTGTGTGATATAGTGAAACAAGCAAATTAGCTGTAAATGTTTTGATATAGTGAAACAAGAAAGATGATATTTAGTTAGGTAGATTGTAGTGtatgataaattattaatatttaatatttaatatttatgaagGGTAAAGTAGTAAAATACTATTGTTTTAATGGGTTATCGATTTACGCAATAACTCAATACTAAAAACCAAAATTGAACGATAacccataatttatttattttttgtaaaaccattaaaaaccCATAAATCTAATaagatttttttcaatttaatttattaatcgATTTGATTTTCACAGCCCTACTCCTATTAGCCAAAACTGTGGCAAGAGTTGTCGTTGACAATAATGTGAACTCTTTTTAATAAAGTATTAGATGCTgctttaatttataaaatttcgaTTTTAATTCTGTTATATAATTGGATATAGCCTGCTGACTTTGACTTTCAACTAATATAATGcctaaatatattttgttgaaaatgacatttatgCATGCcattatttattgttattattattatagtatttAATTCATGAAGCTTCCTAGTACGTACGATAGAAATGTAGGAATAAAGTGAATTGTGAAAAGAAAAAGTCTTCTACAAAAGGAGaccatttatttattaaattaattagagaattatacaaatatctCTAGCTAGATATTAatctgataaaaaataatatccgAAATTATAATGTAAATCCACATTGgaataaagataaattaaaatgacTTTATATCTTTCTCAGTTTATTAAATTTTACCCAGCTAAAAATAAATCTTCTcctaaatacattttttaataatGTCATTGACCTTTGACTTTTGACATTTCAATTCCTAATAATTGTTActttgacttttttttgttaaataaaaatccttaatagaaataaatataagCAAAGAGGCTGGACCTTACTTTGTTAATTCATAATAATTGTTCCTTTGACTTTCTTATGTCAGCCAGAACACgattataaattaatcattgaaatCATAAGTTTTTTCCCAAAATAGAAAGGGATTTGTCAAAGACAAGATGATGTATATATGACTATAAGGATTAATGAGCAAGGAGCAATAATAGAAACCTAACAACAATCTTAATTTGTCAACAcaattatgttattatatatagggaaaaggatctgatatacccctcaactttgtcatttggagctgatatgcccctcgttatgaaagtggctcatatatacccttaccgttatacaaacggctcacatatacccctacttttacaaaatgagctcacatatacccttcatttaatgGGAGTGacaaaattagttttaaatttatatatttaacctttaattttttttaaaaacatttaggggtatatatgatcattctagcaaagttcaaggtatattttaatctttttcatacataaattattttttgacttctttgattatcattatttgagtttcttattcttattttattttcttcttttattccttaatgtaagaaaaaaatttaaaataatttttttgtggctatattataatttaaaactagtttttcggctatattgtaatttagtttttgtatttggaaaaaaaattgggtcatctataataaattttacaagaatattagtgaaacataaataaatttgaccatcaaaataataaatctaaattagtcattgaaccaaaaaaagaaatcaaaaaaatatatgtttgagtAGGATTAAGTATTCCCCATATGGGATTAtactttgtttaaaaaaaatattaaaaaattaaactaaaattaattttttcacttccgttagagaaaagggtatatgtgagccatttgtataatagtaggggtatatatgagccatttTTATAACaaggggtatatcagctctaaatgacaaagttaaaaggtatatcagaccctttccCCTTATGTATATACAATAGACTGAgttacaatttgaagttaaagttcagaattttaatttgtttaagttattGATTTTGATCGAAATATCACTAGTTTTGTTATTGATCACTTGCTACaattaatatttcattataacaattaaattattttttgttagagAAATGAATATACATAGTCGTTTatcaaaataacaattaatgaatatatattttttatatattaatggatgatatatattaaatatgtatataatttcgatacaaaataatgtatatatgactagtaaatttaattatctaagTTGATTGGTTAAATATGTAActtactcttttattttatttttaggatTAACTTTTCATGCTATATTTATTTGTCTATGCTAGtgtttgcctataacaataaCAGCAagcaatatataacaatacacACTTTGTACAagcaatatataacaatacacACTTTGTAAATgccttactcaaatattaattagttttttattattccaCTTCCGTTTATAGTCAtatgttttaataattaaattaagggAAAAACGATAAATATACcttcgaactatcgtaaatggtatgcagataccctccgtcatatttttgggacattggtgcccctgccgtctaAAAACTAGAACATATATATCCGTTATACTAACacacatacacgtgtcataatcttattcaCCGATccaacatttattaaatatcggttcgacggataagattgtgtcacgtgtccctatttaatcttccgttagagtgaagggcatatatgctctagtttttggacgNGGATTAACTTTTCATGCTATATTTATTTGTCTATGCTAGtgtttgcctataacaataaCAGCAagcaatatataacaatacacACTTTGTACAagcaatatataacaatacacACTTTGTAAATgccttactcaaatattaattagttttttattattccaCTTCCGTTTATAGTCATatgtttttataattaaatta
Coding sequences within:
- the LOC125845507 gene encoding lignin-forming anionic peroxidase; this translates as MASSNNSFVAIFSLLLLSTMQCHAQLSSTFYDRTCPNALTTIRTSIRQAISSERRMAASLIRLHFHDCFVQGCDASLLLDETPTIVSEKTALPNLGSVRGFGIIEDAKREVEKTCPGVVSCADILAVAARDASSLVGGPSWTVKLGRRDSTTASHTLAETDLPGPFDPLSRLISGFANKGLSTRDMVALSGSHSIGQAQCFLFRDRIYSNGTDIDAGFASTRRRQCPQEDQNGNLAPLDLVTPNQLDNNYFKNLRQRKGLLQSDQVLLSGGSTDDIVLEYSNSPRAFASDFAAAMIKMGDISPLTGQNGIIRTVCGAIN